The following coding sequences lie in one Corynebacterium anserum genomic window:
- a CDS encoding alpha-(1->3)-arabinofuranosyltransferase — MTHRAWFFWFLAWLLFAFLQAPGLTVADTKHDLTANPWGFLGQALSPWTDVFPLGQLQNQAYGYLFPQGLFFALFSWAPDWITQRLWWALLLCLAFSGMVKVLECAGIGSRGSRVLAGVLYALSPRILTTLGAISSEAWVVAIAPWVLVPVICMAESRRPAYIRLMALSSALAILCLGAVNAVATVVVVIPALVWWISSVTRKTSRKAALRFGAWWVPASIFAAFWWVGPLLVLGAYSPPFTDFIESSKLTTRWLNVLEVLRGTTSWTPFLSTERVGGYALATQPVFIVSTLLVALIGLWGLAQRTMPQARRWLTILAIGALAMILAFEPFSPVAGTYRNFLDGAGAALRNLHKFDPVVRLALMAGFSHALRNIQWPGTSGSRWRLWFNPEKNPTVVRAIATTLLVVLATAPGWSGRIAPEDGFTRVPSYWQEAADWLNDNADGVNQADHQVARTMILPKARFARQTWGNTRDEPAQPLLDVPWVVRDSVPLVQPEAIRGLDGVQRELESGAAIPTLAATLWNQGVGQLLVRTDLTKSSDTPGSKGIVRTIETSGGFKEVASFGDGQGGDGKSPAIRIFHVQPPQFGDFSQAMGTAGDLRIVDRDQVETVAAGPESMSRLDQADAALGRTGAARTRLLAGEDNPDGNATSAQDLQTITDTPAVRDHNYGNVTNADSDIRSKDDRHQIFNPVTDYPVRGADTLTQVEGHGAVIASSSAADPTGFGGATTISGLNAAVDGEKETAWRPSQGNTSGEWLELHTPDSHRSFYLTFTTQGSPARVQVSSLKRDAESNPYSNKETQEEIQTSTTVTTSPKNPTKVALPIAEANAVRITILTAFGDFGISELKLVDGRTGEDYTPTRTITVPEFGMATQAEGRTVNRWVFGQEIAEGVMKRTFTLPERSGGMGVAPNGSTALLVQADSCTTDTPDTADSAITIDGEDHTCGQVVELTPGQHTVSSTHRWVSLSVAEPLYAQAVMNAGVALPVLTTTSGGDSTLDGDEFDIPASAKDRIIFTPSDTNTARKGTLHAADGTSLELKPITVNGWQQGWIIPAGASGTFSVNFAATTIYQGWLAVGLLLALIVVTVWLFMIIRHCGLLSEERRHRDAKLSTPSQPPAAESAENTTPAPKPSLFRRRTPRTYLGGVFWGTSALATIVAARGNWGTPSYAGDSWWVNGCLSIALITVYLAHSRFFRR, encoded by the coding sequence TTGACCCACCGCGCATGGTTCTTCTGGTTCCTTGCGTGGCTCCTTTTCGCGTTTCTCCAAGCCCCAGGGCTGACGGTCGCTGACACGAAGCACGATCTGACCGCCAATCCATGGGGCTTTTTAGGGCAGGCTTTATCGCCATGGACTGATGTGTTCCCCCTGGGACAGCTCCAGAATCAGGCCTATGGTTACCTGTTTCCGCAAGGCCTGTTTTTTGCCCTGTTCTCCTGGGCTCCCGACTGGATCACGCAGCGCTTATGGTGGGCGCTTCTGCTATGCCTGGCTTTTTCCGGCATGGTGAAGGTTTTAGAGTGCGCTGGCATCGGTTCGCGCGGCTCGCGCGTCCTCGCCGGTGTGCTGTACGCCCTCTCCCCGCGCATTCTCACCACCCTCGGAGCGATCAGTTCCGAGGCGTGGGTCGTTGCCATCGCCCCGTGGGTGTTAGTTCCGGTTATCTGCATGGCGGAGTCACGACGTCCCGCTTACATCCGGCTCATGGCCCTCAGCTCCGCCTTGGCCATTCTGTGCCTGGGCGCTGTCAATGCTGTGGCTACGGTGGTTGTCGTTATTCCCGCCCTAGTGTGGTGGATCAGTTCTGTTACCCGGAAAACCTCCCGAAAAGCAGCACTCCGATTCGGGGCATGGTGGGTGCCCGCCAGCATATTCGCCGCATTCTGGTGGGTAGGACCACTGCTGGTGCTCGGAGCCTATTCCCCTCCCTTCACAGACTTCATCGAATCTTCCAAGTTGACCACTCGATGGCTCAATGTATTGGAAGTTCTGCGGGGCACCACCAGCTGGACCCCCTTCCTATCCACCGAACGCGTGGGAGGCTACGCGCTAGCTACCCAACCCGTATTCATCGTGAGCACCCTGCTCGTAGCTCTCATCGGCCTATGGGGGTTAGCCCAGCGCACCATGCCCCAGGCACGCCGTTGGCTAACAATCCTGGCCATCGGTGCTCTGGCCATGATCCTGGCCTTCGAACCTTTCTCCCCGGTGGCAGGAACCTACCGCAACTTCCTCGATGGGGCGGGAGCTGCGCTGCGAAACCTGCACAAGTTTGATCCGGTGGTTCGGCTCGCTCTCATGGCTGGTTTTTCCCATGCGCTACGGAATATTCAATGGCCTGGAACTTCAGGGAGTCGCTGGCGGCTGTGGTTCAATCCGGAGAAGAACCCCACGGTAGTGAGAGCTATTGCCACTACTTTGCTCGTGGTTCTAGCCACCGCGCCTGGTTGGTCGGGCCGCATTGCCCCCGAGGATGGTTTCACTCGCGTTCCCAGCTACTGGCAAGAAGCCGCCGACTGGCTGAACGATAACGCCGACGGCGTAAACCAAGCAGACCACCAAGTAGCGCGCACGATGATCCTGCCGAAAGCGCGCTTTGCTCGCCAAACGTGGGGTAATACCCGTGATGAACCCGCGCAGCCCCTCCTGGATGTGCCGTGGGTTGTCCGTGATTCTGTTCCTCTTGTACAACCGGAAGCCATTCGCGGTCTCGACGGCGTGCAACGCGAATTAGAGTCCGGTGCCGCCATCCCCACGTTGGCGGCCACGCTATGGAACCAGGGGGTGGGTCAACTACTGGTGCGGACGGATCTGACAAAGAGTTCCGATACACCCGGGTCGAAGGGAATTGTGCGCACCATAGAGACATCCGGCGGTTTCAAAGAAGTGGCCTCTTTTGGCGACGGCCAAGGAGGGGATGGCAAATCCCCAGCCATTCGTATTTTCCATGTGCAACCCCCACAATTCGGTGATTTCTCTCAGGCTATGGGCACGGCAGGTGATCTGCGAATCGTCGATCGAGATCAGGTCGAGACAGTGGCCGCCGGTCCAGAATCTATGTCCCGCCTAGACCAAGCAGACGCAGCTTTGGGTCGCACTGGAGCGGCCCGCACCCGCCTATTAGCAGGTGAAGACAATCCGGACGGCAATGCAACCAGTGCACAAGACTTGCAGACAATCACTGACACTCCGGCCGTGCGGGATCATAATTACGGCAACGTCACCAACGCGGATTCCGACATTCGCAGCAAAGATGACCGTCACCAAATTTTCAATCCTGTCACGGATTACCCAGTCCGGGGCGCTGACACATTGACCCAGGTTGAAGGCCATGGTGCCGTCATAGCCTCCAGCTCAGCCGCCGACCCGACAGGTTTTGGCGGTGCCACGACTATCAGCGGCCTCAACGCCGCAGTCGATGGAGAAAAAGAAACCGCCTGGCGCCCGAGCCAGGGAAACACCAGCGGTGAATGGCTGGAGTTGCACACTCCAGATTCCCACAGAAGTTTCTATCTGACATTCACCACCCAAGGTTCCCCGGCGCGCGTACAGGTCAGTTCACTAAAAAGAGACGCCGAGTCTAATCCCTACTCCAACAAGGAGACTCAGGAGGAAATACAGACCTCCACCACTGTCACCACAAGCCCAAAGAATCCGACGAAGGTGGCGTTGCCTATCGCAGAAGCTAACGCGGTACGCATCACCATTCTCACCGCATTCGGCGACTTCGGAATCTCCGAACTCAAGCTGGTCGATGGACGCACCGGGGAGGACTACACCCCCACGCGCACCATCACAGTTCCGGAATTCGGCATGGCCACTCAAGCGGAAGGCCGCACGGTCAACCGTTGGGTGTTCGGGCAGGAAATCGCCGAGGGCGTCATGAAGCGCACGTTTACGCTCCCTGAGCGTTCCGGAGGTATGGGCGTGGCTCCGAACGGCTCTACGGCACTGTTGGTTCAGGCAGATTCCTGCACCACTGATACCCCAGATACCGCAGACTCAGCCATCACCATCGATGGAGAAGACCATACCTGCGGCCAGGTCGTCGAGCTTACGCCAGGCCAGCACACAGTCTCTTCCACCCATCGTTGGGTCTCTCTGAGCGTTGCGGAGCCTCTGTATGCACAGGCGGTTATGAACGCGGGGGTGGCGCTTCCCGTTCTGACAACCACCTCCGGTGGCGATTCCACCCTCGACGGGGATGAGTTCGACATCCCCGCTTCGGCAAAGGATCGCATCATTTTCACCCCCAGTGATACCAACACGGCTCGGAAGGGAACTCTGCACGCGGCAGATGGGACGTCGCTGGAGTTGAAACCGATCACCGTCAATGGGTGGCAGCAGGGCTGGATCATCCCCGCTGGGGCATCCGGCACCTTTAGCGTGAATTTCGCTGCGACCACCATTTATCAAGGATGGCTTGCCGTGGGGCTGCTGTTGGCTCTCATTGTGGTCACCGTATGGTTGTTCATGATCATCCGGCATTGTGGTCTTCTCTCGGAGGAACGACGCCACCGCGACGCGAAACTCTCAACCCCTTCGCAACCACCGGCTGCCGAATCCGCTGAGAATACAACTC
- a CDS encoding DUF2613 domain-containing protein has translation MPYETESESRRSVGPAIAAVVAGVIIGGGVAFAAGAMADDSQLPSAEEIAVNRDNAFMGSVQYGDRDLRGE, from the coding sequence ATGCCTTACGAGACTGAGTCTGAGTCCCGCCGCTCTGTCGGCCCAGCTATCGCTGCCGTCGTTGCTGGCGTGATTATCGGCGGTGGCGTTGCCTTCGCCGCTGGCGCAATGGCTGACGATTCCCAGCTGCCTTCCGCAGAAGAGATCGCAGTGAACCGCGATAACGCTTTCATGGGTTCCGTGCAATACGGTGACCGTGATCTCCGCGGCGAGTAA
- a CDS encoding universal stress protein, whose product MTNPQGTKTTGDTILIAYDGSEQSKAAIEYAGRFLSTTKAYILTVWEPIQRQTARAAGMSGMMQHEWKSECDNPAQDDPAYAEAVATCTQGVEFAHQNGFETEPFLVESATAVWSAIVDAAEELQVDLIVTGTRALSGWKSILQTSVSDSIIKHAGRPVLIVPPLNEEDE is encoded by the coding sequence ATGACCAACCCACAAGGCACCAAGACCACAGGTGACACCATACTTATTGCCTACGACGGATCCGAACAATCCAAAGCCGCTATCGAATATGCAGGCCGTTTTCTCTCCACGACGAAGGCCTATATCCTCACCGTGTGGGAACCCATCCAACGGCAAACAGCGCGTGCCGCAGGCATGAGCGGCATGATGCAGCACGAGTGGAAGAGCGAATGCGATAATCCCGCTCAAGATGACCCTGCATATGCCGAAGCAGTGGCTACTTGCACCCAAGGTGTGGAATTTGCTCACCAAAACGGCTTTGAGACCGAACCTTTCCTGGTAGAGTCTGCAACAGCCGTCTGGAGCGCCATCGTTGACGCTGCAGAGGAATTGCAGGTCGACCTCATCGTTACGGGCACCAGAGCACTTTCTGGCTGGAAATCAATACTTCAGACCAGTGTTTCGGATAGCATCATCAAACATGCAGGTCGTCCAGTACTGATCGTCCCTCCTCTCAACGAAGAAGACGAATAG
- a CDS encoding glycoside hydrolase family 3 N-terminal domain-containing protein: protein MRRFLIALCVLVLVGCSADSTPPSSSPADSDGSAAAASAQSPSDSAKKGFSQNPTLGECQALAERDRIVAEECVNAIPAEDLSGALLAVGVTTYEQAEHAVDLGVRHLFFGTGADFSMLNGRGDPSRSLDALQKRSGGRLVISVDEEGGEVQRLADIIGKIPSARQMAETMSPQQVTDMMREHGEKMKKLGFTMDFAPIADVVGAGDVQANAIGSRSFSADPAVVAEYARAYALGLQQAGIDAVFKHFPGHGHTTGDSHERAVTAPTRPELEANDLVPFARLSDMSHVSMMVGHMQTPGIDDASHQVWGAQTPASLNPAVYQLLREGKYSPGAREGGAAPFRGTIFTDDLTGMKAITAHHPGPDAAVAALQAGADQALTASGAVAVLDVVGAVRQAIIDGRIPRAHVYDAVKAAHL from the coding sequence ATGCGCCGTTTCCTCATTGCTCTTTGTGTACTTGTCTTGGTGGGGTGCTCGGCTGATTCCACTCCGCCGTCGTCCTCGCCAGCCGATTCCGACGGCTCAGCGGCGGCAGCATCTGCTCAGTCACCATCGGATTCCGCGAAGAAGGGTTTTTCTCAGAACCCAACTTTGGGGGAGTGCCAGGCGCTCGCTGAGCGGGATCGCATTGTGGCTGAGGAGTGCGTGAATGCGATCCCGGCGGAGGATTTGTCCGGTGCGTTACTCGCGGTGGGAGTGACCACCTATGAGCAAGCTGAGCACGCAGTAGACCTCGGCGTGCGTCATCTTTTCTTTGGAACGGGTGCGGATTTCTCCATGTTGAATGGGCGGGGTGACCCATCTCGCTCGCTGGATGCGTTGCAGAAACGCTCAGGTGGACGCTTGGTGATCAGTGTGGATGAAGAGGGAGGGGAGGTTCAGCGTCTCGCTGACATTATCGGAAAGATCCCGTCTGCCCGCCAGATGGCGGAAACGATGAGCCCGCAGCAAGTGACTGACATGATGCGCGAGCATGGTGAGAAGATGAAGAAGCTGGGGTTCACCATGGACTTCGCCCCGATTGCGGACGTAGTAGGGGCGGGAGATGTGCAGGCCAACGCTATCGGTTCGCGTTCCTTCAGCGCTGACCCGGCTGTGGTTGCGGAGTACGCCAGGGCCTATGCGCTGGGGTTGCAGCAGGCTGGTATCGACGCCGTATTTAAGCACTTTCCAGGGCACGGACACACGACGGGGGATTCTCACGAGCGTGCTGTCACTGCCCCTACACGCCCAGAGCTTGAAGCCAATGATTTGGTTCCTTTTGCTCGTTTGTCTGACATGAGCCACGTATCCATGATGGTGGGGCACATGCAGACACCGGGTATTGATGATGCATCACATCAGGTGTGGGGTGCGCAGACCCCGGCGTCGTTAAATCCGGCGGTGTACCAGCTTCTCCGCGAGGGTAAGTACAGCCCGGGTGCGCGCGAGGGCGGAGCAGCGCCGTTTCGTGGGACGATTTTCACGGACGACCTCACGGGGATGAAAGCCATCACCGCTCATCATCCAGGACCTGATGCGGCGGTGGCGGCGTTGCAGGCGGGGGCGGATCAGGCCTTGACGGCATCCGGTGCTGTGGCTGTGCTGGATGTGGTCGGGGCAGTGCGGCAAGCAATTATCGATGGGCGTATCCCTAGAGCGCACGTGTATGACGCGGTAAAGGCGGCTCACCTGTAG
- a CDS encoding VanW family protein, whose protein sequence is MSEGRVPRGVTVGGVDIGGMTESQAEQRLRLDLGEKTRKPVTVKAGNMSTKLDPPQAGLQVDWGKTVKQAGQQPLNPITRIRSFFETREVGIISAVAEEPFNRTMDRLSRELTRTAENAELTLTSDGKPKVKPEVAGQTINSDELHDLVLDNWLNTSRTVEGKADVVDAKITKDKADKLIRDVVNPAIATPITFKGRDNVTARIDAASMSKILSFKPNSDKPEDATDLQPVWNNDAAKALLQAQLASTEKEARDASFTEVGGSLNVIPSEDGWKIKWDETLGKIEDKALNTRTRDWEVFYEEDKAQYTTEQAKLARFDDVVGEFTTGGFSPASGVNIRRAAEMINGALVLPGRTFSLNGYTGPRGTAQGFVESGIIIDGRASEAVGGGVSQLATTLYNAAYFAGMEDVAHTPHSYYISRYPAGREATIFEGAIDLQFKNTFDTPVRIVAFADDHQVTVRLMGVKTVNVESITGPRTNPTSPEKRVIDKKDHCTPSSGAPGFTITDTRVIRDLSGKELSRETQTTVYDPQPIVECK, encoded by the coding sequence ATGTCAGAGGGGCGTGTTCCCCGCGGTGTGACTGTGGGTGGGGTGGATATCGGTGGGATGACTGAGAGTCAGGCTGAGCAGCGGCTTCGCCTGGATTTGGGTGAAAAGACGCGCAAGCCGGTGACTGTGAAAGCCGGCAATATGTCGACAAAGCTGGATCCGCCACAAGCGGGTCTCCAAGTGGATTGGGGTAAAACGGTAAAACAGGCGGGGCAGCAGCCACTGAACCCCATCACGCGCATTCGGAGTTTTTTTGAAACGCGTGAAGTGGGCATTATTTCTGCGGTGGCGGAGGAGCCTTTCAATCGCACGATGGATCGCCTTTCCCGCGAGCTTACGCGAACCGCGGAAAACGCTGAACTCACGTTAACTTCTGACGGAAAACCGAAAGTAAAGCCCGAAGTGGCTGGACAGACGATCAACTCCGATGAGCTGCATGATCTGGTGCTGGACAACTGGTTGAACACCTCCCGCACCGTGGAGGGTAAGGCCGACGTGGTGGATGCCAAGATTACGAAAGACAAAGCGGATAAGCTCATCCGTGATGTGGTGAATCCGGCGATTGCCACGCCGATTACTTTCAAGGGGCGCGACAATGTGACCGCTCGCATTGATGCCGCGAGCATGAGCAAGATTCTGTCCTTCAAGCCGAACTCTGACAAGCCGGAAGATGCGACCGACTTGCAGCCGGTATGGAATAACGACGCGGCGAAGGCTCTGTTGCAGGCACAGTTGGCGTCGACGGAAAAAGAGGCACGCGACGCAAGTTTCACAGAAGTCGGGGGTTCCCTCAACGTCATTCCTAGCGAAGATGGCTGGAAGATCAAATGGGATGAGACCCTAGGGAAAATTGAAGACAAGGCACTGAACACACGCACCCGCGACTGGGAGGTCTTCTATGAAGAAGACAAAGCTCAGTACACCACTGAGCAAGCCAAGCTTGCACGGTTTGATGACGTGGTTGGTGAGTTTACGACCGGTGGGTTCTCACCGGCATCTGGTGTGAATATTCGCCGCGCGGCTGAAATGATCAATGGCGCGCTTGTGCTGCCTGGGCGTACCTTCTCGCTCAATGGGTATACGGGGCCTCGCGGAACTGCGCAGGGTTTTGTGGAATCCGGAATCATCATCGACGGACGCGCCTCGGAGGCCGTTGGCGGTGGTGTGAGCCAGCTGGCCACCACGCTCTACAACGCAGCGTATTTCGCCGGCATGGAAGACGTGGCGCACACCCCGCACTCCTACTACATCAGCCGTTACCCAGCGGGGCGTGAAGCGACCATTTTCGAAGGTGCGATCGACCTGCAGTTTAAGAACACGTTTGACACCCCGGTGCGGATTGTGGCGTTTGCAGACGATCACCAGGTGACAGTGCGCCTCATGGGAGTGAAGACCGTGAACGTGGAATCCATCACCGGACCTCGCACCAACCCCACCTCCCCAGAGAAGCGTGTTATCGATAAAAAGGATCACTGCACGCCGTCCAGTGGCGCGCCGGGCTTCACCATCACGGATACCCGCGTGATTCGTGATCTCTCCGGCAAGGAGTTATCACGGGAAACTCAGACTACGGTGTATGACCCTCAGCCGATTGTGGAATGTAAGTAA
- a CDS encoding nucleotidyl transferase AbiEii/AbiGii toxin family protein: MTHYPAYWRRAMDDKPVSSRLNDQLGDLKSKTKQPASATILRNWITQAEAQLGEDAKGGRLGWLVASSVAIAAVQRAVDENGRRLFLLKGGTLLQHRLNATARATKDVDGLIRGDMDAFFAALEEVLDEPWGPLELRRGEVKTINVPTKITKPRRFNITIDLKGRSWRSIDFEISPDEAGIGAEQEAIEPPLLSGFGLPTPDVLVGITMRFQIAQKLHAVSDPHEPPTFKNDRARDLVDLILLRDLITATGTPTLTEVREAGQAIFDSRAKEADILGYPARSWPPTIIAHKHWGNDYARAAKPGGIHLPLESAVAEINNWISAIDNS, translated from the coding sequence GTGACACACTATCCGGCCTATTGGAGGCGCGCCATGGATGACAAGCCTGTGAGTTCCCGCCTCAATGACCAGTTGGGAGACTTGAAATCGAAGACCAAGCAGCCGGCGTCGGCCACCATACTCCGCAATTGGATCACCCAAGCCGAAGCGCAACTCGGCGAGGATGCGAAAGGCGGTCGACTCGGTTGGCTGGTCGCTTCATCGGTAGCGATCGCCGCAGTTCAGCGCGCTGTTGATGAGAATGGTCGGCGCCTATTTCTACTCAAAGGTGGTACTCTACTCCAGCACCGGCTCAACGCAACAGCTCGCGCCACCAAAGACGTCGATGGATTGATCCGCGGCGACATGGACGCATTCTTCGCGGCACTCGAAGAGGTACTCGACGAACCATGGGGCCCATTAGAGCTGCGTAGAGGCGAGGTGAAAACAATTAATGTACCAACCAAAATCACCAAGCCGCGCCGGTTCAACATCACCATCGACTTGAAAGGACGGAGCTGGCGGAGCATAGACTTTGAGATCTCACCCGATGAGGCGGGTATCGGTGCGGAACAGGAAGCCATCGAGCCACCGCTACTAAGTGGCTTTGGTCTACCTACCCCTGACGTATTAGTCGGGATAACAATGCGATTTCAGATAGCCCAGAAACTCCATGCGGTTTCCGACCCGCATGAACCTCCCACCTTCAAGAACGACCGTGCTCGGGACCTTGTAGACCTGATCTTGCTACGGGATCTCATCACCGCAACCGGCACCCCGACACTCACTGAAGTGCGTGAGGCAGGACAAGCTATCTTCGATTCTCGCGCTAAGGAGGCAGACATATTGGGTTATCCCGCCAGAAGCTGGCCGCCGACTATCATTGCCCACAAGCACTGGGGCAATGACTATGCGCGGGCAGCAAAACCTGGTGGCATCCACCTCCCACTAGAATCCGCTGTAGCCGAGATAAATAACTGGATTAGCGCAATCGATAATTCATAA
- a CDS encoding type IV toxin-antitoxin system AbiEi family antitoxin domain-containing protein — MTMGALARDKLWDIATTQHGLATARQASELGISKQALQMLVHRGTLERAAHGVYRFPQYPVDEFNHLALAVLWTRVPEAVLSHETALDCYGISDINPNRIHVTVGKKRRFRRAGGEDYIVHYEDLDAKQIGWWQEIPTVTPATAIKQCIHYGTPTYLLRQAIERGHARGYLKNAQRDTLSGLLEARHG, encoded by the coding sequence ATGACTATGGGAGCATTGGCGAGAGACAAGCTGTGGGACATCGCAACCACACAGCACGGTTTGGCAACCGCACGACAAGCTAGTGAGTTAGGCATCAGCAAGCAGGCACTCCAGATGCTCGTTCATCGAGGTACACTGGAACGAGCAGCCCATGGCGTCTATCGATTCCCTCAGTACCCAGTAGATGAGTTCAACCATCTTGCCCTTGCCGTGCTATGGACGCGAGTGCCCGAGGCAGTGCTTTCACATGAGACCGCGCTCGACTGTTATGGCATCAGCGACATTAATCCCAATCGCATCCACGTTACTGTAGGTAAAAAGCGTAGATTTCGGCGTGCCGGCGGAGAGGACTACATCGTCCATTACGAGGATCTTGACGCTAAACAGATCGGCTGGTGGCAGGAGATACCGACTGTTACTCCAGCGACGGCGATCAAGCAGTGCATCCACTACGGCACGCCAACATATCTGCTACGCCAGGCTATCGAGCGAGGCCACGCTCGGGGGTATTTGAAGAATGCCCAACGTGACACACTATCCGGCCTATTGGAGGCGCGCCATGGATGA
- a CDS encoding TetR/AcrR family transcriptional regulator — MGRREEIIEAARSIMAEAGIEAMSVRNVAARAGIGASTLRYYFPSHQELLDAVASDAMIGILQDCRIHDQSLPADERLIECLAQFLPIREEQHASLETLLAAYASCFDHGKLVGNQHLRTVISQGTTQIIRWLTILQSEGQELRSGPETIAEALIIHLDGITLRMISMAPDFTHDDALTHLKVIVDAVLVTLNNNPESSTSEVCDG, encoded by the coding sequence ATGGGAAGACGTGAAGAGATTATTGAGGCGGCTCGCAGTATCATGGCCGAAGCTGGGATCGAGGCGATGAGTGTCCGAAACGTGGCTGCTCGTGCGGGGATCGGAGCGTCCACCCTGCGTTATTATTTCCCCTCTCACCAGGAACTACTTGATGCTGTTGCTAGTGATGCAATGATCGGGATACTTCAGGATTGTCGGATCCATGACCAGTCCCTTCCTGCAGATGAGCGCCTGATTGAGTGTCTTGCCCAGTTCCTTCCGATCCGTGAGGAACAGCATGCTTCTTTGGAAACCCTACTTGCCGCTTACGCTTCATGTTTTGATCACGGAAAGCTTGTCGGGAATCAACATCTACGTACCGTCATATCGCAGGGAACCACGCAGATCATCCGCTGGCTTACAATCCTGCAATCTGAGGGGCAAGAGCTCCGTTCCGGCCCAGAAACAATTGCGGAGGCTCTGATCATCCACCTGGATGGTATCACCCTCAGAATGATCAGTATGGCGCCGGACTTCACTCACGACGACGCACTCACTCATCTCAAAGTAATAGTCGATGCAGTACTGGTCACCCTTAATAACAACCCTGAATCAAGCACGTCAGAGGTTTGCGACGGATGA
- the dcd gene encoding dCTP deaminase, whose amino-acid sequence MLLSDRDLRAAIHSDELVLDPFDESMIQPSSIDVRLDGLFRVFNNSKYTHIDPKLPQEELTTLVEVEGDEPFILHPGEFVLGSTLEKFSIPHSLAGRLEGKSSLGRLGLVTHSTAGFIDPGFTGHITLELSNAANLPIALYPGMKVGQLALFRLTSPAEEPYGSGALGSKYQGQRGPTPSKAYLNFQD is encoded by the coding sequence GTGCTTCTTTCAGATCGTGATCTTCGCGCAGCTATCCACTCGGATGAATTAGTTCTGGATCCCTTCGATGAGTCAATGATCCAACCTTCCAGCATCGATGTGCGGCTGGATGGGCTTTTCCGTGTGTTCAATAACTCCAAGTACACCCATATTGACCCGAAGCTTCCGCAGGAAGAACTGACCACCCTCGTCGAGGTTGAGGGTGACGAGCCGTTTATCCTGCACCCTGGGGAGTTTGTTCTGGGTTCCACCCTGGAGAAATTCAGCATTCCGCATAGCTTGGCGGGCCGCCTGGAGGGCAAGTCTTCTCTCGGCCGCTTGGGTTTGGTCACCCACTCCACTGCGGGTTTCATCGATCCTGGCTTCACGGGGCACATCACGCTGGAGTTGTCTAACGCTGCGAACCTACCGATTGCGCTTTATCCCGGTATGAAGGTGGGGCAGTTGGCGCTGTTCAGGCTGACTAGCCCGGCTGAGGAACCATATGGTTCGGGCGCTTTAGGCTCTAAGTACCAGGGGCAGCGCGGTCCTACACCTTCGAAGGCGTATCTGAACTTTCAGGACTAG